Below is a window of Streptomyces sp. WMMB303 DNA.
GGTGATGCGCGACCGCTCGGCCGCGTCCGTGGTCGCGACCGTCAACCGCCCGGCTGTCCGGCCGCTGACATGGGCCCCGGCGAAACTGTCGCCGAGCGCGGTGCGCAGCGCCCGGGACGTGGCAGCCGCCGCTGCCTCGTTGCCGAGCCGGGTCTCGGCCTCGGACGCGGTGAGCCCGAGGTCGCGGCTCATCGCCCGCACCAGGTCGGGATCGGGGGCCGCGTGGGTGCCGGGGGCAGGTGCCCCCTCGGCGGCAGCGGCGGGGGACGGCTCGCTCAGCCCGGCCAGCACCAGGCCCGCGACGGCCAGGACGGCGGCGCCGGCGGCCGCACCCTGCCGCCGCACGGCGCGTGATCCGGGTGGGAGGCTTCCGGAACTCGTGGGTCTCGCCATGGAGTTCTCCTCTGTGGGGCGCTCCCGGCGGGGACGGGGAGCGGGTTGGCGAAACCGTAGACCGGACCACCATTGGTCCGGACCTCTCATCTCTCCCCCTGCCACGGCGTTATGGCGCCCGCGGCATGGCGCGGGCCCGTGCCATGGTCCGGCCCTCCGTGTCATGGCGCGGCCTCCGTGTCATGGTGGCGCCCGCCCCCTCACCCGGCCTCACCCGGCTCCTCACGTCATGTCGGCACCTGCCGCAGCCGGCGCCAGTGGGCATAGCTGGGGCTGAGCGCGGCGGCGCCGGCGTGCACGGCGCGGGCGTGCGCCACAACGCTCTCCGCGGTCTCGGCGGCCCGCGTGTCCGGGTACCAGCCCAGGACGTGCCGCCACATCAGCGGGGAGCCGAGCAGCGGACGCGTCACCAACCCGGGAGTCGGCGGGAACGTCGCCCGGCACAAGCCCACTGCCCGCCCCACCTGCACCAGATGCACACAGGAGGCGGTGTCCGTCTCGTACACCGCCTCCGGGGTGAACCCCACCCGCGCGCAGGCCGCAGCGAAGCACTCGGCGAAACAACCGTCCCCCGGGACGTTCGTCCAGCACGCGTCCGCCAACTCCCCCAGTGGCACCTCCTCGCAGGTCGCGAGTGGATGCCCCTCGGGCAGCATCACGAACACCGGGTCGACCGCCACCTCCCGCCACACCACCGCCACACCGCTCCCGGCGGCCGGCGGACGGCTCGGCCCGCACACCCCCGTCAGCACGTAGTCGATCCGCCCCTCGGCCAGCAGCCCCGCCAGCTCACGGGTCGACCACGAGGTGTACGTCGTCACCGACGCCGCCGGGCAGGCCGAGGCCAGCCGGTCCACCAGGCCGCCCAGCAGTGGTCCATGCGTCCCGCCCAGCCGGTAGCGGGTCCGCCGATCCCGGCCGGCCGCCCGCTTCCGGCTGAAGCTGCGCGCCTCCTCCTGGAGCTCCGCGACCGCCGGCACCAGCACCCGCGCCCGCTCCAGCACCAGCTCCCCCAGTTCGGTCGGCCGCACCCCGTGCGGACCCCGGACGAACAGCTCACCGCCCAGCGCCCGCTCCATCCGCTTGAGCTGCGCGCTCAGGGCCGGCTGCGCCAGCCCCAACCCGGTCGCGGCCCGCGTCAGACTCCCCGCCTCGGCGATGGCCGAGACGACCTTGAGGTGCCGGAGTTCCAGGTCCATTCCCATACGGTGCGGCGCCCGCCGACCGCCGACAAGAGGGCGGCACCCGGCCTTTCCGGCCCGACGGGGGACCGTGCTCCCGCACCTTCCGAGAGGTGAGTACTGTTGTCACACTGCAACTGTTCCGGGGGAGAGAGAAGGACACCCTATGGGCACGACGGGCGGCCTCGGCACCGCACGCGCTGAAGTCGTGCGACTGCCGCACGGAGACGGCCTGTGGGCGGTGCGCGCGGAAGGCGGCGTGACGGACGCCGACCACCCGGCGCTCCGCGCAGCCGTGCGCCCCGCGGTCGGCTGCACCGCCGTGGTGATCGACCTCGCCCTGGTCCCGTATGTGTCCCCGGCGGGCGTCCGGGCGCTGGCCGCCTGCGCGCGTACCCTCGCGGCCGACCACCGCGCACTCCTGCTGGCCGCCCCGAACGAACGGCTCCGCCGCGCACTCTCCGCGGAGGGAGACTTCCCCACAAAGGGCCGCCCGGTTGTGGTCCACTCCGTCGCGGAGGCGGCCGCGGACCGCCTGGCGAAGGCCGGTGCCGCCGCGGGGGCTGTCGAACGCGCCGCAGGGGCTGCCGGTGCCGCCGCGGACTGCGCGATGTCCGCCGCGCAGCCCGCCGCCACGTCCACCGGACCGACCGCGACCGCCGCACCCTCCGCGTTCGCCATCCGGCCGGCGGAGCAGGCCGCCCCACCGGGCGAACTGCTCCGGCTGCGCAAGGAGATACGTCACCTGCGGGCCAAAGCCCGCACCCACCCGCTGGTCTCCCGCGCCCAGGGCATCCTGGAGGAACGCTACCGACTGCCGGACGACCGGGCGGCGTTCTCCCTGCTGGAAGCCAGCTCGCAACGGTTCAACGTACGGCTCCGCACCCTCGCGACCGCCCTCGTCACCACCCCGGGCCCCCGCTCCTACGACAGCGTGTGGTTCCCGGCCCGGGAGCGGCTCACCGCGCCACGGCTGGCCTTCGCCCCAGGACTGCGGACGGCCTCCGCGAACACCGCGGAGGTGCTCTCGGCAGTACTGCGCCGCAGCATGGAGGTCGTCGGCACGGACATGGGCAACGTCCAGCTCGTCGACCCGGTGACCGGCGACCTGCGGATCGAGAAGCACCGCGGACTGGACGAGGACTTCGTGGAGTTCTTCGACCGCGTCGGCGAAGACGGCACCGCCTGCGCGCAGGCTTCGCAGCACGTCGCCCGCGTCACCGTCACAGACGTGGCCACCGACCCCGTGTTCGACGAGCCCGCCCGAGAGGCCATCCTGGCCGCGGGCAGCCGCGGCTGCCACAGCACACCCCTGGTGAAGCAGCCCTCGGACCGGCCCGAGGGAGTCGTCTCCACCCACCACGAACGTCCGGTGCGGGCACTCTCCGCCGCGGAGGCCCGGGCGCTGGACGAGATGGCAGCGCAGTGCGCGCAGTGGCTGGAGTGGTACCGGCACACCGTCGTCCTCGACGCGCTCGAAGACCTCCACTTCGCGGGCAGCACCTGGCGCTGACCCCTGCGGGGTGCCCTCGCGTTTCGGCTGCCGCCGGTGGGGGGTGCCGTGTGGTGGGGGCACGCCCCCTTTGTTTTCCGGCTGCCGCCGAGGGGTCGTGTCGGGGGGCTCCGCCCCCCGACGGCCCCCCGCTAGTGGGCTCCGCCCCCTAGGACCCCCGTCCGCATCTGCGGCACCGTCCGGCTCCGGGCACCGGGCGAGGTGCCTCCGCCTCGGGTTGCGGCCGGTGACAACCCTGCGGGTCGCGTCAGAAGGAAAGCGAACTCGTCTTTTGTGGGATCGGCCCGCGGGGTTGTCACCGGGGGTACCAAGGGCCCGGTGCCGCACGCCGCGGACGGGAGTTGAGGACGGCTCCGTTTCGCGGCCGGGGGTTCTAGGGGGCGAAGCCACCTGGCGGGGGGCGTTGGGGGGCGGAGCCCCCCAACACGGCCTGTCGGCGGCGGCCGAGAACGCCAGGGGGCGTGCCCCCACCACCCGGGAACCCACCACCGGCGGCACGGCTCCGCGGAATGCGGGTGTGTCCCATGGATGTGCGAATATCTGCCGGTCCGGCCGGACGAAGCGGCCGGGCAAGAGGGGGAGGGGGATCCATGTCGTTGCGCGATCTCGTCCACGACACCGCCGTGGCGCGGATGTCCACGTCCGAGCGGCTGGACCGGCTGCGTTCCGCACGTCTGTACTTCCAGCGTCCTGAGAATCCCGGTTTCCTGGTGGCCGAGACGGTGGACGGCCCGGTGGTGCCGGTCTTCACCTCCTGGGAGCGACTGGCCCTGTTCGCCGGAGCGTGCGACTGGGCTTCCACCACGGCGGAGGACTTGGTGGAACTGCTGCCCGACGGTGTCCGGGCACTGGTGGACCCGCTGGGCGAGCACCCCTTCCTGCTGGACGCGGACCGGCTGACGCCGCCGGAGGCGGCCGGGCCGGTACCGACGAAGCCCGGGTCACAGCCCCGGCCCGGCCGGCCACGGACGTCATCGCGTCGGGCACCTCGCTGAGTCCGGCGAAGCTTTCCCCTGCCGCTGGGCGACGTGGGGTTCCAGGTGCGGGACCTCGCGGGGGGGTCGAGTACCGCGGCAGCCCCGGCCGCCCCCGCACTCATCGCGCCGGGCCGCGCCAGCGGTAGAGGTGTACCGGGCGTCCGGTCTCGCCGTGTCTGAGGCGGTGGCGGACCAAGCCGGCGCTCTCCAGGAGTTTGAGGTAGCGCTGTGCGGTCTGGCGGCTGAGGCCGGCGCGGTCGGCGACCTCCTGGGCGGAGAGGGCGTCCGGGGCGCTGTGCAGCACCTCCCGCACCAGGTCGGCCGTCAGGACGGAGTGGCCCTTGGGCAGGGTCTCCGCGGAACCGGGTGGGGTGGGGGCGCCGAAGACGCGGTCCACCGTCTCCTGGGTGGCGCCGGACCGCGGGGCCGTCGCCAGCTCGTGACGGAGAGCGGCGTAGCTGTCGAGCTTGCCGCGCAGATGGGCGAAGGTGAACGGTTTGACCACGTACTGCAGTGCGCCGTGCCGTTGGGCCGCGCGCACGGTTCCGGTGTCGCGGGCGGCGGTCACCATGATGACCTCCGTCTCCACGCCGAGGTCGTGCAGGCGGCGGAGGAGGGTGAGGCCGGACTCGTCCGGGAGGTAGTGGTCGAGCAGCACCAGGTCCACCGGGTGCCGGCGCAGGAAGAGCAACGCGGCGGCCGCGCTGTGCGCGGTTCCGGCGACGCGGAAGCCGGGGACCTTGGCCACATAGGCGGCGTTGATCCGGGCCACGTCCGGGTCGTCGTCGACGACCAGCACGTCGATCATGTCCGGGGTCCCGTGTCGACTTGCGGCCCGGTGCGGGAGGCGGCGCAGTCACCCCCGCGGACGCGGTCGGGCGGCGCGTGGGCGGTGTCCGTCAGCGCCTCGGGCAGGACGACGCGGAACTCGGCGCCGCTTCCGGCCTCCGTGTCGCTCCCGGCGGCCCTGACCCCCACCTCGCCGCCGGCGCGTTCCGCGAACCGGCGGATCAGGGCCAGGCCGAGACCGCGGTGCGCCGTGCCGCCGGCGTCCGTGTCCGCGGCTGCGGCCTTCGTGGACCAGCCCTCCTCGAACACCAGCTCCCGGTGCGCGGCGGGGACGCCCGGGCCGGTGTCGCGTACGGCGAGCACCACCGTGCGGTCGTCCTCGGTGCGCAGTTCGACCTCGACCGCCGGGTCCGCGCTGCCCGCCGCGGCGTCCAGCGCGTTGTCCACCAGGTTGCCGACGACCGTGACCAGGCCGCTCGGGTCGGCCAGCCGGTCGGGCAGCAGGGAGCCGGGGTGGAGGCGGAGCGCGACGCCGCGTTCGGCGGCCACCGCCGCCTTGCCGACCAGCAGCGCCGACACCAGGGGGTCGTGCACGCGCTCGGTGACCTCTTCGGCCGTCGCGCGGTGCACTCCCAGCGCGTCGGTGACGTACCGCGCGGCGTCCTCGTGCAGGCCGAGTTCCAGCAGGCCGAGCAGGGTGTGCAGCCGGTTGGCGTGCTCGTGGTCCTGGGCCCGGAGGGCGTCGAGCAGACCGCGGGTGCCTTCGAGTTCGCGGCCGAGGCGTTCGAGTTCGGTGCGGTCCCGCAGGGTGGCGACGGCGCCGCCGTCCGCGGTGGGCATCCGGTTGGCGACCAGGACGCGGGAGCCGCGCACGGTGACCAGGTCGCGGCCCGCCACCCGGCCGGAGAGCACGTCGGCTGTCCGGCCCGCACCCAGGGCCTCGGTCACCGGGCGGCCGAGCGCGTCGTCACCGAGGCCGAGGAGCCGCCGGGCCTCGTCGTTGACGAGCCGTACCCGGCCGTCCGCGTCCAGCGCCACCACGCCTTCGGCGAGGCCGTGCAGCATGGCCTCGCGCTCGGCGAGCAGTGCCGAGATGTCGGAGAAGGCGAGCGCATGGGTGCGCCGGCGCAGCCGCCGGGCGAGAAGGTAGGCGGCCAGCGCTCCCACGGCCAGTGCGCCGCCCGCGTACGTCAGCAGTTCGGGGACGAGCGCCAGCAGGCTCTCGCGGACGTTCGCGTAGTCGATGCCGACCGAGACCGCGCCGATGATCCGGCCGTCGGCGTTCCGCAGCGGGGCTTTGCCGCGTGCGGTGCGGCCCAGGGTTCCCTCGTCGATCTGGGCGACGTCCCGGCCCGCCAGCACCGGTCCCGGATCGGTGGAGACGTGCCGCCCGAGGGCCGAGGGCGAGGGGTGGGACCAGCGGATGCCGCGCTCGTCCATGATCACCACATATTCGGCGCCGGTGGCGCGCCGGATGCGTTCCGCCTCGGTCTGCAGGGGGCCGCGCGGACTGGGGCGCTCGGCTGCGTGTGCGGCGGCGGTCAGCTCCTGGGCCAGCCCCGGCCGGGCGGCGGTGGTCTGGGCGATCGCGAGGGCGCGGCGGGTGGCCTGCCGGTCGAGCTGATCGCTCAGCGGGGCCAGGAACACTCCGCTGACCAGCGCGGTCACGCCGACGACGAGAGCGAGCTGGGCCGTCAGCACATGCGAGGAGACGCGGCGTGGTGGTCCGACACGCATCCGCCCCGCCTCCTCTCGTCCGTTGTCGTGGTCCGGTCGGGCCGGGTCCCGTCGTGCGTTCGTCCGGTCCGGCGGTCCGGCCTCGCCGTCCGGACCCGTCCGCCGGTGCCCCTGGATCCGTCCGGCCTCGGCTCCGCGATGCCGGGAGCCGTCCGCCGGGGGCGGCCGAGCCTGTCCGGAATCAGGCCTTCCGGTACTTCATGCCAGGAAGAGTAGAGGACGATCGCGGCGGGGCGTCCAGGAGAGTCCGGCTACATGATCCCGAAGAGCAGTCCCGCGCCCAGCACCGTCAGGGAGGTCAGCACCGCCCACTTGATCGTGAACCGGGTGTGCTCCCCGAACTCGACCTTCGCCATCCCGACCAGGACGTAGACCGCCGGGACCAGCGGGCTCGACATGTGCAGCGGCTGGCCGACGAGCGAGGCGCGGGCGATCTCCAGTGAACTGACCCCGTGCGCGGCCCCGGCCTCGGAGAGGATCGGGACGATGCCGAAGTAGAAGCCGTCGTTCGACATCAGGTAGGTGAACGGGATGCTCAGGATCGCGGTGACCACCGCCATGTGCGGTCCCAGCGCGTCGGGGATCGCGCCGACCACGGTGCGCGCCATCTCCTCCACCATGCCGGTACCGGTCAGTACGCCGGTGAAGACGGCCGCGGCGAAGACCATGCCCGCCACGTTGAGCACGTTCTCGGAGTGCGCCGCGATGCGGGCCTTCTGGTCGGCCATGTCCCGGAAGTTGACCGTCAGCGCGACCGCGGCGCCCAGCAGGAACAGGACAGGGATGGGGAGGAGCTGGGTGATCAGCAGGGCCAGGAGGGCGACGGTGAGGGCCGCGTTGAACCAGTAGAGCCTCGGGCGCAGTGTGGACCGGTGCGGGTCGAGCACCGCGGCCCCGCCCGCCGGGCTGCCGGAAGGTGCGGCATCGCCGCCGGTGCCGGGGTGCGCGGTGCCGCCGCTGCCCGTACCGGAGTGTGCGCCGCCGTCCGCGGCCCGGGCACCGGGACCCGCGGCGCCGCCGGGCCGCACCTTGCTCAGCGAGACCCGTCCGGCGCCCGCAGGGGTGCCCGCTCCCGCACCCACCAGCACGGTCTCCGCCTCGGCGCCGGGCCCGGATCCGGCGGTGTCGGCCCCGGTCCCGGACAGCAGGCCGAGGCGGCGGCGCTCCCGCAGGCCGAGGGCGTACGAGAGGACCAGGACGCACAGCAGGCCGACGGCGAGCGCGGGGATCATCGGGACGAAGATGTCGCCGGCGTCCACGTGCAGCGCGGTCGCGGCCCGCGCGGTGGGCCCGCCCCAGGGGAGGGTGTTCATGACGCCGTTGGCGGTGGCGGCGACACCGGTCAGCACGACGACGCTCATGCCCAGCCGCCGGTAGAGCGGCAGCAGCGCGGAGACCGTGATCATGAAGGTGGTCGAGCCGTCCCCGTCCAGCGAGACGATGGCGGCGAGCAGCGCCGTGCCCAGCACGATCCGCAGCGGGTCGGCTCGGCAGAAGCGCAGGATGCCGCGGACGATCGGGTCGAAGAGGCCGACGTCGATCATGACGCCGAAGTAGATGATGGCGAACATCAGCATGGCGGCTGTGGGGGCGAGGTCGCCGACGCCGTCGAGGACGTACTCGCCCAGGTGCGCACCCTGTCCGACCAGCACGCAGAAGAGCGCGGGGATGAGCACGAGCGCGGCGATGGGGGACATCTTCTTGGCCATGATCAGCACCAGGAAGGTGGCGATCATGACAAATCCGAGGATCGTCAGCATGGAAAACCAATCTCTCGCCCGCCGCGACGCGGCGGGGGAAGCCGCCCGCGCCCCTGCCGTGACGCGGCGGGGGCCCGGTGCCCGGTGACGGAGCGCCGGGTGGCGGCCCTGTGACGGGGCCCCGGCGCCCTGCGGTCGCCCGACGGTAAGCAGCGTCGACTCGTCGTCACAAGGGCGTCATCCGCGAGCAATATGCGCGAAACCCCAGCTCACACGGGTGGCTCGGCAATCCCGAGGGCCGGGAGTCCGGGTCCGCGGCCCCGGACTCCCGGCGGCCCCGGTCCGACGTCGGAGCCGTCCGGCCGGGACGGCGCCGACCTGGTTGGACGCGGCGGCGCTGGGCACCCGGGAAGGGCACGCGGTGTGAGGGGAGTGAGAGGGCGTGCCTACGGAAACCATGGAAACCGTCCGGATCAGGACCGGCGGCGGAACGGTGCTCACCGGTGATCTCCAGGTGCCGGACCGGGTGACGGGCGCTGTGCTGTTCGCGCACGGCAGCGGCAGCTCGCGCTTCAGCCCCCGCAACCGCGCGGTCGCCGCCGCGCTGCGCGAGGAGGGGCTGGCCACCCTCCTGCTGGATCTGCTGACCGAGGACGAGGAGCGGATCGACGCCGCGACAGCGGAGCACCGGTTCGACATCCCGCTGCTGGGTCGCCGTCTGGTGGCAGCCGTCGACGAGCTGACCCGCCACGGGCGGACGGCCGGACTGCCGGTGGGCCTGTTCGGGGCGAGCACCGGGGCGGCGGCGGCGCTGACGGCCGCGGCCGAGCGGCCGGGCACCGTGTACGCGGTGGTCTCCCGCGGCGGCCGGCCCGATCTGGCGGGTGACGCCCTCCCGGAGGTGCTGGCTCCGGTGCTGCTGATCGTCGGGGGTGACGACCACCAGGTGCTGCGGCTGAACGAGGCCGCCGCCGAGCGGCTGCGCGCCCCGCACCGGATCCACATCGTCCCGGGCGCCACCCATCTGTTCGAGGAGCCCGGAACCCTGGAGGAGGTCGCGCGGGTGGCGGCCGGGTGGTTCGCGCTCCCGCCCACCACGGACGGCGAATGAGGCGCGGCCCGGTACGGGCCGCACATCGGCCGGTGCCGGCCGGGCGTCGGCCGGATGTCGCGAGAAGGGAGCCGAGATGCGTTTCGCAGACCGCGTCCAGGCGGGCCGCGAACTCGCCGCGGAGGTCAGCCGGTTGCAGCGGACGGAGGAGTTGCGGGACCCGCTGGTGCTGGCGCTGCCGCGGGGCGGGGTACCCGTCGCCGCGGAGGTGGCACGCGCGCTGCACGCGCCGCTGGACGTGCTCGTGGCCCGCAAGATCGGGCTGCCGGGCCGGCCGGAGTACGGTGTCGGAGCCATCGCCGGGGAGGATCCGCCGGTCTACGACGCGACGGCCCTGGAGATGCTCGGGCTCACCGCGGACCGGCTGTCCTCGACCGTGGCGCACGAGCGCGCCGAGATGCACCGCCGCCAGAGCCTCTACCGGGGCGGCCGCCCCGAACCGCGGATCGAGGGCCGCACCGTCCTCGTCGTCGACGACGGGCTGGCGACGGGTGTCACGGCCCGGGCCGCGCTGCGGCATCTGCGGCGGCAGCGACCGGCCCGGCTCATCCTGGCGGTCCCGGTCGGTTCGCCGCAGGCCGTCCGGGAACTCAGCCGCGAGGCGGACACCGTGCTCTGCCCGAACCAGCCGGCCGTCTTCGAGGCGGTTGGCCTGTGGTACGAGAACTTCCCGCAGATCACCGACGCGGAGGTGACCGAGGCCCTGCACACGACAACGGCGGGCTGAGGCCCACCGGCGGGCCCGTACGGGCGGCGCCGACGGTAGGGGTACACCGCCGGCGCCCCGCGGCAGACCCGTGCCGGGGTGCCCGGAACACGCTTCGCGGGCACCCCGGCGGTG
It encodes the following:
- a CDS encoding LysR family transcriptional regulator, giving the protein MDLELRHLKVVSAIAEAGSLTRAATGLGLAQPALSAQLKRMERALGGELFVRGPHGVRPTELGELVLERARVLVPAVAELQEEARSFSRKRAAGRDRRTRYRLGGTHGPLLGGLVDRLASACPAASVTTYTSWSTRELAGLLAEGRIDYVLTGVCGPSRPPAAGSGVAVVWREVAVDPVFVMLPEGHPLATCEEVPLGELADACWTNVPGDGCFAECFAAACARVGFTPEAVYETDTASCVHLVQVGRAVGLCRATFPPTPGLVTRPLLGSPLMWRHVLGWYPDTRAAETAESVVAHARAVHAGAAALSPSYAHWRRLRQVPT
- a CDS encoding ANTAR domain-containing protein → MGTTGGLGTARAEVVRLPHGDGLWAVRAEGGVTDADHPALRAAVRPAVGCTAVVIDLALVPYVSPAGVRALAACARTLAADHRALLLAAPNERLRRALSAEGDFPTKGRPVVVHSVAEAAADRLAKAGAAAGAVERAAGAAGAAADCAMSAAQPAATSTGPTATAAPSAFAIRPAEQAAPPGELLRLRKEIRHLRAKARTHPLVSRAQGILEERYRLPDDRAAFSLLEASSQRFNVRLRTLATALVTTPGPRSYDSVWFPARERLTAPRLAFAPGLRTASANTAEVLSAVLRRSMEVVGTDMGNVQLVDPVTGDLRIEKHRGLDEDFVEFFDRVGEDGTACAQASQHVARVTVTDVATDPVFDEPAREAILAAGSRGCHSTPLVKQPSDRPEGVVSTHHERPVRALSAAEARALDEMAAQCAQWLEWYRHTVVLDALEDLHFAGSTWR
- a CDS encoding SseB family protein produces the protein MSLRDLVHDTAVARMSTSERLDRLRSARLYFQRPENPGFLVAETVDGPVVPVFTSWERLALFAGACDWASTTAEDLVELLPDGVRALVDPLGEHPFLLDADRLTPPEAAGPVPTKPGSQPRPGRPRTSSRRAPR
- a CDS encoding response regulator, coding for MIDVLVVDDDPDVARINAAYVAKVPGFRVAGTAHSAAAALLFLRRHPVDLVLLDHYLPDESGLTLLRRLHDLGVETEVIMVTAARDTGTVRAAQRHGALQYVVKPFTFAHLRGKLDSYAALRHELATAPRSGATQETVDRVFGAPTPPGSAETLPKGHSVLTADLVREVLHSAPDALSAQEVADRAGLSRQTAQRYLKLLESAGLVRHRLRHGETGRPVHLYRWRGPAR
- a CDS encoding sensor histidine kinase — protein: MRVGPPRRVSSHVLTAQLALVVGVTALVSGVFLAPLSDQLDRQATRRALAIAQTTAARPGLAQELTAAAHAAERPSPRGPLQTEAERIRRATGAEYVVIMDERGIRWSHPSPSALGRHVSTDPGPVLAGRDVAQIDEGTLGRTARGKAPLRNADGRIIGAVSVGIDYANVRESLLALVPELLTYAGGALAVGALAAYLLARRLRRRTHALAFSDISALLAEREAMLHGLAEGVVALDADGRVRLVNDEARRLLGLGDDALGRPVTEALGAGRTADVLSGRVAGRDLVTVRGSRVLVANRMPTADGGAVATLRDRTELERLGRELEGTRGLLDALRAQDHEHANRLHTLLGLLELGLHEDAARYVTDALGVHRATAEEVTERVHDPLVSALLVGKAAVAAERGVALRLHPGSLLPDRLADPSGLVTVVGNLVDNALDAAAGSADPAVEVELRTEDDRTVVLAVRDTGPGVPAAHRELVFEEGWSTKAAAADTDAGGTAHRGLGLALIRRFAERAGGEVGVRAAGSDTEAGSGAEFRVVLPEALTDTAHAPPDRVRGGDCAASRTGPQVDTGPRT
- a CDS encoding citrate:proton symporter yields the protein MLTILGFVMIATFLVLIMAKKMSPIAALVLIPALFCVLVGQGAHLGEYVLDGVGDLAPTAAMLMFAIIYFGVMIDVGLFDPIVRGILRFCRADPLRIVLGTALLAAIVSLDGDGSTTFMITVSALLPLYRRLGMSVVVLTGVAATANGVMNTLPWGGPTARAATALHVDAGDIFVPMIPALAVGLLCVLVLSYALGLRERRRLGLLSGTGADTAGSGPGAEAETVLVGAGAGTPAGAGRVSLSKVRPGGAAGPGARAADGGAHSGTGSGGTAHPGTGGDAAPSGSPAGGAAVLDPHRSTLRPRLYWFNAALTVALLALLITQLLPIPVLFLLGAAVALTVNFRDMADQKARIAAHSENVLNVAGMVFAAAVFTGVLTGTGMVEEMARTVVGAIPDALGPHMAVVTAILSIPFTYLMSNDGFYFGIVPILSEAGAAHGVSSLEIARASLVGQPLHMSSPLVPAVYVLVGMAKVEFGEHTRFTIKWAVLTSLTVLGAGLLFGIM
- a CDS encoding alpha/beta family hydrolase; this translates as METVRIRTGGGTVLTGDLQVPDRVTGAVLFAHGSGSSRFSPRNRAVAAALREEGLATLLLDLLTEDEERIDAATAEHRFDIPLLGRRLVAAVDELTRHGRTAGLPVGLFGASTGAAAALTAAAERPGTVYAVVSRGGRPDLAGDALPEVLAPVLLIVGGDDHQVLRLNEAAAERLRAPHRIHIVPGATHLFEEPGTLEEVARVAAGWFALPPTTDGE
- a CDS encoding phosphoribosyltransferase family protein is translated as MRFADRVQAGRELAAEVSRLQRTEELRDPLVLALPRGGVPVAAEVARALHAPLDVLVARKIGLPGRPEYGVGAIAGEDPPVYDATALEMLGLTADRLSSTVAHERAEMHRRQSLYRGGRPEPRIEGRTVLVVDDGLATGVTARAALRHLRRQRPARLILAVPVGSPQAVRELSREADTVLCPNQPAVFEAVGLWYENFPQITDAEVTEALHTTTAG